A single genomic interval of Bacillus smithii harbors:
- a CDS encoding acyl-CoA dehydrogenase family protein has protein sequence MSSKQLISKKDQDPFSSAAFSEPVKPNSRELDQLIEEIARDAEERRNTNSEARPDYAIKLIKQSKLGALRLPIEEGGGGASIRDLFQVIIRLAEADPDVAHSLRSHYSQVEEYLRNPDKKERDKWLKRVANGDIIGNAFTELSSKNVGKYAFETTLSPDGDGYRLNGTKYFSTGTMYSDWVFVTASTHDGKTVSVIIPANREGVIIEDDWDGIGQKLTGSGTTRLNNVYVFKDEVTFIDGTKTPFNSYLQLFLHAVIAGILRNVATDASSLVHRRKRTFSFAAADKPTDDPQLQQVIGQLSSIAFAAEAIVLTAAEALDVAVRSAVDGVIDYSLSHEASLRAAQAKVVVDDLALKAATLLFEVGGASATRQSAKLDRHWRNIRTIASHNPTVYKARAIGSYIVNGTDLPIREIYF, from the coding sequence ATGAGCTCCAAACAATTAATTTCAAAAAAAGATCAAGATCCCTTTTCCTCTGCGGCATTTTCTGAGCCGGTTAAACCAAATTCCCGTGAACTGGACCAATTGATTGAGGAAATTGCCCGGGATGCGGAGGAACGAAGGAATACGAATAGTGAAGCCCGACCTGATTATGCGATCAAGTTAATCAAGCAGTCCAAGCTTGGCGCGTTGCGTTTGCCGATTGAAGAGGGAGGAGGCGGCGCCAGCATTCGGGATCTTTTCCAAGTGATCATCCGCTTAGCCGAAGCAGATCCGGATGTAGCACACAGCCTTCGTTCACATTATTCCCAAGTGGAAGAATATCTTCGAAATCCGGATAAAAAAGAACGTGATAAATGGCTGAAGAGGGTGGCCAACGGCGATATTATCGGTAATGCATTTACCGAACTTTCGTCCAAAAATGTTGGAAAATATGCTTTTGAGACCACTTTATCCCCTGACGGTGACGGATATCGATTAAATGGGACGAAATATTTTAGTACAGGTACGATGTATTCTGACTGGGTTTTTGTGACGGCGTCCACCCACGATGGGAAAACAGTATCGGTCATCATTCCTGCAAACCGGGAAGGAGTCATTATTGAAGACGATTGGGACGGCATCGGGCAAAAATTAACGGGAAGCGGCACGACCCGTTTGAACAATGTGTATGTATTTAAAGATGAAGTAACGTTTATTGACGGTACAAAGACTCCGTTTAATTCCTATCTACAGCTCTTTTTGCATGCAGTCATTGCCGGAATATTGCGAAATGTAGCGACGGATGCTTCTTCTTTAGTACATCGTCGTAAACGTACATTTTCTTTTGCGGCAGCAGATAAACCGACAGATGATCCGCAGCTTCAACAGGTGATTGGCCAACTTTCCAGCATCGCATTTGCTGCAGAAGCGATTGTGCTAACTGCTGCAGAAGCACTTGATGTTGCTGTGAGATCAGCCGTTGACGGTGTGATCGATTATTCGTTGAGCCATGAGGCTTCGCTTCGAGCCGCACAAGCTAAGGTGGTAGTAGACGATCTTGCTTTAAAAGCCGCTACCCTGCTTTTCGAAGTTGGCGGGGCTTCAGCAACAAGACAATCGGCGAAATTGGATCGACATTGGAGAAACATACGCACGATTGCTTCGCATAATCCAACAGTTTACAAAGCTCGGGCCATTGGCAGCTACATAGTAAACGGTACAGATCTTCCGATTAGAGAAATTTATTTTTAA
- a CDS encoding Msr family ABC-F type ribosomal protection protein translates to MEKVYIELKNIEVSFLGKLVLDIPRLAVHQFDRIGIVGKNGAGKSTLLKLLDGQITPDKGQVNRFADFAYFDQLSRPIEKEIDFDLLGKLSIPQTEVENLSGGEQTRLKLAGIFSTYHEGLLIDEPTTHLDEAGVQFFIDELRYYYGALVLVSHDRHVLDELVTKIWEVEDGRVTEYTGNYSDYSAQKELARNRQLKDYEKYVKEKTRLLKAAEEKMTKAEKVTKANNRMSKKETKAKANKMFMTKSKDTSQKAIQRAAKAIEQRVEQLEAVEAPKKEQALYFPQPTALKLHNKFPIMADRLTLKAGNKILLKEASFQFPLGSTIVITGKNGSGKTTLLRHIIQQGEGIIVSPKAVIGSYEQMGYEFEKDETVLAFMKERSDYDESKIRAVLHAMNFTGNDLRKNVRHLSGGEAIRLVLCQLFLGRYNVLVLDEPTNFLDVFCIEALERFLKGYEGTVLLVSHDHMFIQRVADHIYVIENQQLKLRN, encoded by the coding sequence ATGGAAAAAGTATATATTGAATTAAAAAATATCGAAGTCTCCTTTTTAGGCAAATTAGTATTAGATATCCCGCGATTAGCAGTACACCAATTTGATCGTATCGGGATTGTTGGAAAAAATGGGGCTGGAAAGAGTACGTTATTGAAACTTTTGGACGGTCAAATTACACCAGATAAAGGCCAAGTAAATCGCTTTGCGGATTTTGCTTATTTCGATCAACTGTCAAGACCGATTGAAAAAGAAATAGATTTTGATCTTCTAGGAAAGCTCTCTATACCTCAGACAGAAGTTGAAAATTTAAGCGGCGGTGAACAAACACGTTTGAAGTTAGCGGGAATTTTCTCCACCTACCATGAAGGGTTATTGATTGATGAGCCGACAACACACTTAGATGAGGCCGGTGTACAGTTTTTCATCGATGAGCTGCGCTATTATTACGGTGCGCTTGTTCTTGTTAGCCATGATCGTCATGTGTTAGATGAACTCGTTACAAAAATTTGGGAAGTCGAAGACGGGCGTGTAACGGAATATACAGGGAATTATTCCGACTACTCAGCACAAAAAGAACTCGCTCGTAATAGACAGCTTAAGGATTACGAAAAATACGTGAAAGAAAAAACACGTCTTTTAAAAGCGGCGGAAGAAAAGATGACCAAGGCCGAAAAAGTGACCAAGGCCAATAATCGTATGTCAAAAAAGGAAACGAAAGCAAAGGCAAATAAAATGTTTATGACGAAATCAAAAGATACAAGCCAAAAGGCGATCCAACGTGCAGCAAAAGCGATTGAGCAGCGAGTGGAGCAACTCGAAGCAGTGGAGGCGCCAAAAAAGGAACAAGCACTTTATTTTCCTCAGCCAACGGCTCTCAAGCTACACAATAAGTTTCCGATTATGGCAGACCGATTAACGCTAAAGGCAGGAAATAAAATCCTGCTCAAAGAAGCTAGTTTCCAATTCCCATTAGGCAGCACCATCGTGATTACAGGAAAAAATGGTTCAGGGAAAACAACACTCCTTCGCCATATCATCCAACAAGGAGAAGGGATTATCGTATCTCCTAAAGCTGTCATCGGATCGTATGAACAAATGGGTTATGAATTTGAGAAAGATGAAACTGTACTTGCATTTATGAAAGAACGGAGCGACTATGATGAAAGCAAGATCCGTGCTGTCCTACACGCAATGAATTTTACTGGAAATGATTTGAGAAAAAATGTCCGCCATTTAAGTGGTGGAGAAGCGATCCGTTTAGTATTGTGTCAATTGTTTTTGGGAAGATACAATGTGCTGGTTTTAGACGAGCCGACCAATTTTTTGGATGTTTTCTGTATTGAAGCGTTAGAACGCTTTTTAAAAGGATATGAAGGTACTGTCCTACTTGTATCACACGATCACATGTTTATTCAACGTGTAGCAGATCATATATATGTCATTGAAAACCAACAACTAAAATTAAGAAACTAA
- a CDS encoding putative RNA methyltransferase — protein MTKKIKSAELVSEFVEAFRCPLCKSSMKVVDFKSLICSKNHTFDFSKQGYVNLMTHPSKSHYKRELFKARHKIIIESHLYTPMHEMISKVITEYMDVSVKPFMIVDLGCGEGSHLQRILDECKVPAMTGVGLDISKEGIAMAAKRYENQIWLVGDLAKSPLEDQSFHVILNILSPSNYKEFKRILVEDGLVIKVVPRPNYLKELREAFYDHKEKRVYKNDQTVSLFKKHLRLLDVFHLCYSKNLNETELKNLVQMTPLAWSADKARIDAFIHRDSARITVDLDILVGMNKGLKRKLSSHNRMGGSE, from the coding sequence ATGACCAAAAAAATAAAAAGTGCGGAACTTGTCAGTGAATTTGTAGAGGCATTCAGATGCCCACTCTGTAAAAGTTCGATGAAGGTTGTTGATTTTAAAAGCTTAATATGCTCTAAAAACCATACTTTTGATTTCTCAAAACAAGGATATGTAAATTTGATGACTCATCCCTCGAAGAGTCATTACAAGAGAGAATTGTTTAAAGCCAGACACAAGATCATTATCGAAAGTCATTTATATACTCCCATGCATGAAATGATTTCGAAAGTGATAACGGAATATATGGATGTTTCTGTTAAACCTTTTATGATTGTAGATTTAGGCTGCGGAGAAGGTTCTCATTTACAAAGGATTTTGGACGAATGTAAGGTTCCGGCAATGACTGGTGTGGGTCTTGATATTTCAAAGGAAGGCATTGCCATGGCTGCTAAGAGGTACGAAAACCAAATTTGGCTAGTAGGAGACTTGGCTAAATCACCATTGGAAGATCAATCGTTTCATGTGATTTTGAATATCTTATCTCCTTCCAACTACAAGGAATTCAAGAGGATTTTAGTGGAAGATGGGCTAGTCATTAAGGTTGTTCCTCGACCTAATTATCTAAAGGAGCTACGAGAAGCATTCTATGATCACAAGGAAAAAAGGGTCTATAAAAATGATCAAACAGTATCCCTTTTTAAAAAACATCTCCGACTACTGGATGTTTTCCATTTATGTTATTCAAAGAACCTTAATGAAACGGAACTAAAAAATTTGGTTCAAATGACCCCTCTTGCTTGGTCTGCGGATAAAGCACGTATTGATGCGTTTATTCATCGGGACTCCGCTCGGATCACAGTTGATCTAGATATTTTAGTTGGTATGAATAAAGGCTTGAAAAGAAAGTTATCATCGCACAATCGAATGGGGGGCAGTGAATAA